One region of uncultured Fibrobacter sp. genomic DNA includes:
- the fliB gene encoding flagellin lysine-N-methylase: MILRKPDFYDNFKCIASRCSDTCCVGWEIDVDENSQKAYRKVTGAFGDKLRANIENGHFKLLPHDRCPFLDKENLCEIYAHLGEGALCDICREHPRFVEVYGDIMERGLGLCCEEAARLLLTGNGSLTFTTEECNEPEDELDDDDREIRDEVLYAREQIFATLADKTLTFQEKLHNIFGYSNENPFAPLENAEAYLELLAKLESYGPAWDEALARIKAKVDTVQDVTALEDQGFFSETESERLLAYLIYRHYAKCLMEGREQGKLMFALFFWNLARFFTCELAGSTAADAQAIKINAVKMLSKQLEYAEEIMEFVESSLDE; the protein is encoded by the coding sequence ATGATTCTCCGCAAGCCCGATTTTTACGATAATTTCAAGTGCATCGCCTCACGGTGCAGCGACACATGCTGCGTGGGTTGGGAAATCGATGTCGATGAAAATTCGCAAAAGGCATACCGCAAGGTGACAGGCGCTTTTGGCGACAAGTTGCGCGCCAACATCGAAAATGGACATTTCAAGCTGTTGCCCCATGACCGCTGCCCGTTTTTGGACAAGGAGAATCTCTGCGAAATTTACGCGCACCTCGGCGAAGGCGCCCTCTGCGATATTTGCCGTGAACACCCGCGATTTGTGGAAGTCTATGGAGACATCATGGAGCGTGGGCTCGGGCTCTGCTGCGAAGAAGCGGCAAGGCTTTTGCTTACAGGCAACGGGTCGCTCACCTTCACAACAGAAGAATGCAACGAACCCGAAGACGAGCTAGACGATGACGACCGCGAAATCCGCGATGAGGTGCTGTACGCCCGCGAACAGATTTTTGCAACACTCGCCGACAAAACCCTGACCTTCCAAGAAAAGCTACACAACATTTTCGGGTACTCCAACGAAAATCCATTTGCACCACTAGAGAATGCAGAAGCCTACTTGGAACTCCTCGCGAAACTGGAAAGCTACGGCCCCGCATGGGACGAGGCGCTTGCGCGCATCAAGGCGAAGGTCGATACAGTACAAGACGTTACGGCTCTCGAAGACCAGGGATTCTTCTCGGAAACCGAAAGCGAGAGACTCCTCGCCTACCTCATCTATCGCCATTACGCCAAGTGCCTCATGGAAGGGCGTGAGCAGGGCAAGCTCATGTTCGCTCTGTTCTTTTGGAACTTGGCGAGGTTCTTTACATGCGAACTCGCCGGCAGTACGGCCGCCGACGCCCAAGCCATCAAGATAAACGCTGTGAAGATGCTTTCGAAACAGCTGGAATACGCCGAAGAAATTATGGAGTTCGTCGAGAGTTCCCTGGACGAATAA
- a CDS encoding GNAT family N-acetyltransferase — protein sequence MLQFFDVTKESPWLPQVKALYESAFPANERIPMKQLLDNKIKREFWAFFEKEDGENGAAPKFCGFSNSISHGDITNIVYFAVVPELRCRGYGSQILQAIREKHPDSRIVVDIEVEEDSKDAEELERRNRRRDFYQRNGFGAAPVEYHWQGEHYRLLSAGGTVTDKEFRNFWKEILKDIPGAKYP from the coding sequence ATGCTCCAGTTTTTCGATGTCACAAAGGAATCTCCGTGGTTGCCGCAGGTCAAGGCATTGTATGAATCGGCGTTCCCGGCAAACGAGCGGATTCCGATGAAGCAATTGCTCGACAACAAAATCAAACGGGAATTCTGGGCGTTTTTCGAAAAGGAAGATGGCGAGAACGGCGCCGCCCCTAAGTTCTGCGGGTTTTCAAATTCCATCTCACATGGCGACATCACGAACATCGTCTATTTTGCGGTTGTACCTGAATTGCGCTGCCGTGGGTACGGTTCGCAAATTTTGCAGGCCATCCGCGAAAAACATCCAGACTCTCGCATCGTCGTCGATATCGAAGTCGAAGAAGATTCCAAAGACGCCGAGGAACTTGAGCGCCGGAACCGCCGCCGCGACTTTTACCAGCGCAACGGCTTTGGCGCCGCACCCGTCGAATACCACTGGCAGGGTGAACATTACCGCCTACTCAGCGCAGGTGGCACCGTCACCGACAAAGAATTCCGCAATTTCTGGAAAGAAATTCTCAAGGACATTCCCGGCGCAAAGTATCCGTAA
- a CDS encoding guanosine polyphosphate pyrophosphohydrolase: MICLNDYLFSGNTVLKILHQYSNDLRNSAKGTRNSIDLAHSNFLIQIIELLEHNDFLTSQSQRIKEFYKFMTKEYPFLAFTFKGRIKSLIRAEEKFNGYILEFIYNYYKKNGTFPSEAEIKSKLNFRDLIAYRIVISMPVCHIRKGEDRSEVERKYLYEIANALPEFLEERGFTAEVSKHLSDSGHSDLLKDAVRPYYHDSVATPRSSGYQSLHITFYDNLARCYTEVQLRTKDMDDFAEIGEANHFGYEKSQEERRSKHDQIPSGECVYFDEAYERLVKLQELELAKIDVNMFKAINNHLINDGCGLFRGRQILPFEHLSRFQNDLID; this comes from the coding sequence ATGATTTGTTTGAACGACTATCTGTTCTCTGGAAATACGGTGCTGAAGATTCTGCACCAATACTCGAACGACCTCAGGAACAGCGCGAAAGGAACGCGCAACAGCATTGACCTCGCGCACTCGAACTTTCTGATACAGATTATCGAATTGCTCGAACACAACGACTTCTTGACCTCGCAGTCCCAACGGATAAAAGAATTCTATAAATTCATGACGAAGGAATATCCCTTCCTTGCCTTCACGTTCAAGGGACGCATCAAGTCGTTGATCCGTGCCGAAGAAAAGTTCAACGGGTATATCCTTGAATTTATCTACAACTACTACAAGAAGAATGGAACGTTCCCGTCCGAAGCCGAAATCAAGAGCAAACTGAATTTCCGCGACCTGATTGCCTACCGCATCGTCATCTCGATGCCGGTTTGCCATATCAGAAAAGGCGAAGACCGCAGCGAAGTCGAACGAAAATATCTCTACGAAATCGCCAACGCCTTGCCCGAATTCCTCGAAGAGCGGGGCTTCACGGCAGAAGTTTCCAAACACTTGAGTGACAGCGGACATTCCGACCTGCTCAAGGATGCTGTCAGGCCGTATTACCATGACTCGGTGGCGACGCCCAGGAGCTCGGGCTACCAGTCGTTACATATAACATTTTATGATAATCTTGCGCGCTGCTACACGGAAGTCCAGTTGCGTACAAAGGACATGGACGACTTTGCCGAAATCGGCGAAGCGAACCACTTTGGCTACGAAAAGTCGCAAGAAGAACGTCGCTCCAAGCACGACCAGATTCCGAGTGGCGAGTGCGTCTACTTTGACGAGGCTTACGAACGCCTAGTGAAATTGCAAGAGCTTGAACTCGCGAAAATCGACGTGAACATGTTCAAGGCCATCAACAATCACCTTATCAACGATGGCTGCGGGCTGTTCAGAGGCCGGCAAATCTTGCCGTTCGAACACCTGTCACGGTTCCAGAATGATTTGATTGATTAG
- a CDS encoding MATE family efflux transporter: MVDSLLNIFYRPKKFKKNGDVKDVLVVALPMLLSMSFDTIMTFIDRLFLSKLGPAEMNAALGAGAVQLALTMFFTGAISYTTAMVAQRLGAKKKADCARVFMQSVYLSLISVPLLYLTIPLGHIAFGMEHLPADQLEYQKTYFNILMFGGIINLVRNAAPCFFSGIGETKIVMKAAFVGMIVNVACNFVLIYGLGPIPALGVAGAAYGTLIGNLVSTVILFAKFFAKSCNSRFNTRSSFAFSWPLTRELLQKGVPSGVEMFLNMSAFQLMILMFHALGPDAATASSVMFNWDMVAYVPLMGLEVASTSLVGRYVGARDAAAATRSTYSGLKLGWGYSLIMGVFFVFLPGVLTDIFRPDVAEASAEAIAIFDAARPMSIFMLRIATFYIFVEVLLVVYAGALRGAGDTVWVMFTCAIMNWCVSGALYVAAYIFHLPAHYAWIAVVAVYSTAPVIFWWRWKSGKWRRHVMDKERLAA; encoded by the coding sequence ATGGTCGATTCTTTGTTGAATATCTTTTATCGCCCTAAAAAATTCAAAAAGAATGGGGATGTGAAGGATGTGCTTGTTGTGGCGCTTCCGATGCTCCTGTCGATGTCTTTCGACACCATCATGACCTTTATCGACCGCCTGTTCCTCTCGAAGCTCGGGCCCGCCGAGATGAATGCGGCGCTTGGCGCGGGGGCGGTGCAGCTTGCGCTCACGATGTTCTTTACTGGTGCCATCAGCTATACGACTGCAATGGTTGCGCAGCGCCTCGGTGCTAAAAAGAAGGCCGACTGTGCCCGTGTCTTTATGCAGTCGGTTTACCTCTCCCTGATTTCCGTACCGTTACTTTACCTCACGATTCCGCTGGGGCATATCGCCTTCGGCATGGAACACTTGCCCGCCGACCAGCTGGAATACCAGAAGACGTATTTCAATATTTTGATGTTCGGAGGCATCATCAACTTGGTGCGCAATGCGGCTCCGTGCTTTTTCAGCGGTATCGGCGAAACCAAAATCGTGATGAAGGCGGCTTTTGTGGGCATGATTGTGAACGTGGCCTGCAACTTTGTGCTGATTTACGGTCTGGGCCCGATACCCGCGCTAGGCGTGGCCGGGGCTGCCTACGGGACGCTCATCGGGAACCTCGTCTCGACCGTCATCTTGTTCGCCAAGTTCTTCGCGAAGTCTTGCAATAGTCGCTTTAACACACGTTCCTCTTTTGCCTTCAGCTGGCCCCTGACCCGTGAACTCCTGCAGAAGGGGGTTCCTTCCGGTGTCGAGATGTTTTTGAACATGTCGGCGTTCCAGCTTATGATCCTGATGTTCCATGCGCTCGGCCCCGATGCTGCTACGGCTTCGTCGGTGATGTTCAATTGGGACATGGTAGCGTACGTGCCGTTGATGGGGCTGGAAGTCGCCTCCACGAGCCTTGTGGGGCGTTACGTGGGCGCACGCGATGCCGCTGCGGCAACCCGCTCGACTTATTCTGGCCTCAAACTCGGATGGGGCTATTCCCTAATTATGGGGGTTTTCTTCGTGTTCTTGCCTGGCGTGTTGACAGATATTTTCAGGCCCGATGTGGCAGAGGCTTCGGCAGAGGCGATTGCGATTTTCGATGCTGCTCGCCCCATGAGCATCTTTATGCTGCGGATAGCGACCTTCTACATCTTTGTCGAGGTGTTGCTTGTGGTGTATGCGGGTGCGCTTCGCGGTGCGGGTGATACTGTGTGGGTCATGTTCACCTGTGCCATCATGAACTGGTGCGTTTCGGGTGCGTTGTATGTGGCAGCCTACATTTTCCATTTGCCTGCTCATTACGCATGGATTGCGGTCGTGGCTGTTTACAGTACGGCGCCGGTCATTTTCTGGTGGCGATGGAAGAGCGGTAAGTGGCGCCGCCACGTGATGGACAAAGAACGTCTTGCTGCTTGA
- a CDS encoding iron-containing alcohol dehydrogenase family protein — protein sequence MRFYVPTDIYVEKDCVKNHAQNLLAIGKRAFIMTGRTSAKKNGSLNDVTAVLDAGHVPYQVFDQVEENPSTDTVGNAAQQAREFGADYIIGIGGGSAIDAAKAAALLLANPNVHADNLHKAPEKPLNHVPVVAVPTTCGTGSEATPVAIITNHKIHLKKSIPHRIFPALALVDGKYLASAKKTLIINTAVDALSHMVESILNIYSNAFNRMCPEYGLKLWGELKDALLSDAPIDESLYEKLMLTSTIAGMSIAHTSTTVPHGMSYDLTLNQGTPHGPAVGYFLAGYVDVCEKKVPEDVKRILTLLGLKSTADFSEMLDKLIGKCKVSRKMRDQFAAAMKVNRSKLDLVPGGMTPEEVDSIYDKSLTLE from the coding sequence ATGCGTTTCTACGTACCTACGGATATCTACGTTGAAAAAGACTGCGTGAAGAACCACGCGCAAAATCTGCTTGCGATTGGAAAACGCGCGTTCATTATGACGGGCAGAACTTCTGCCAAGAAGAACGGTTCCTTGAACGATGTCACCGCCGTTCTGGATGCAGGCCACGTTCCGTACCAAGTTTTTGACCAGGTCGAAGAAAATCCGTCCACCGACACCGTGGGGAACGCCGCACAGCAGGCACGCGAATTCGGCGCCGATTACATCATCGGCATCGGGGGCGGTTCCGCCATCGACGCGGCAAAAGCAGCCGCATTGCTCCTTGCGAACCCGAATGTACACGCAGACAACTTGCACAAGGCACCAGAAAAGCCGCTCAACCACGTACCTGTCGTTGCCGTACCGACCACTTGCGGAACAGGTTCCGAGGCAACCCCAGTCGCCATCATCACGAACCACAAGATTCACCTGAAGAAGAGCATTCCGCACCGCATTTTCCCGGCACTTGCGCTTGTCGACGGGAAGTACCTCGCCTCGGCAAAGAAAACACTAATCATCAACACCGCGGTCGATGCGCTCTCCCACATGGTCGAAAGCATCTTGAACATCTATTCCAACGCGTTCAACCGTATGTGCCCGGAATACGGGCTCAAGCTCTGGGGAGAATTGAAGGACGCCCTCCTTTCCGATGCCCCCATTGACGAAAGCCTGTACGAAAAACTCATGCTCACCTCGACTATCGCGGGCATGTCCATCGCACACACGAGCACCACCGTACCGCACGGCATGAGTTACGACCTCACGCTCAATCAAGGCACGCCGCACGGCCCCGCCGTTGGCTACTTCCTCGCCGGCTACGTAGATGTGTGCGAGAAGAAGGTTCCCGAAGATGTCAAGCGCATCTTGACACTGTTGGGCCTCAAAAGCACCGCCGATTTCTCCGAAATGCTCGACAAACTCATCGGCAAATGCAAGGTTTCTCGCAAAATGCGCGACCAGTTCGCCGCCGCCATGAAGGTGAACCGCTCCAAGCTAGACCTCGTCCCCGGCGGAATGACCCCCGAAGAAGTCGACTCCATTTACGACAAGTCGCTAACTCTAGAATAA
- a CDS encoding TIGR02171 family protein, whose amino-acid sequence MILALLLVSFSACGDDDSSSEEDIIPEENAPDDSTAVDSTGIDSLNIDSLGIDSLDTDSVLTEKEYEGFIYIRSKGKTTVLGTASKTAKIDEQPAMKVVFDYNFYVGVHEVTQGEFGKLMNRSFKKDSSDYPQANITFYDAVLYANALSKKHKMDTVYTYSRAQFAEDKSCENLVGFKTNYDVLGFRLPTEAEWMFVANTRSDDINRSIKEWVNDWKGLFADTTIENFVGAAGANGMNEKILKGSSFVEKNVPLYARGDFYTVTPLSKAEYVGFRLVLGKIENAIWFNPSSGAVTSVITPLILAENVRSLFGTYQAKLVFRNDETGNLAYINYSNAANTVVEIRDDIDSYHPDISPDGKYVAFCTGLEGVAGESSVYVRELNESGSGLVKLNVEGAAIPRWRVLDNGDTVIVFVTNPGINKSESNWEKYSTWYVPFNNGKFGTPKKLLKGSFHGGISFGRGFAVTGSSLLRATRFTNKSQNNELWYNGEQACNVSLSMDGSNRTLFLDFAGNTGATFVGKKYSVHEMLLIADSTGELVQSIKSPKGYSFDHTEWVSDKNLVVATLSNVNGAHQKIALVNVESDKIMELVEGSELWHPCIWVKSKKKVTQESSSSKSVESSSSSAIAEKFSSSEESSSSKLTGNSSETSSSSEESSSSGPASISSEASSSSENSSSSETPKSSSSSISITTSSSVAVPLILDPDSAGMYLNSSYWTAGNGLMRNNMELLWNYHDQANVVVLGSSRPLDGIVPKQFSEKFFVLNLARTPSGIYESKFYLDHYVYPHVKNLRYIILSLDYDLWRWEPQSDHNFFYSDYKKFLGYVYDKNHEYWAAGMPEELAELTEDGYSDQNGEALRENMGYWSVGACKGWGTNICNYDSTLLTSESIEMAMDTLVDLVETAGKRNIYVIGIIFPMSPNYKKTGLFACYGARRSVGDSLTKVLSGMHEKYPHFIVMDENKMGNHDYSNSMAEDQQHLCPVGAQQMTHRVDSLLMTLESNFP is encoded by the coding sequence ATGATATTAGCTCTTTTGCTGGTATCGTTTTCGGCGTGTGGAGACGACGATAGTTCTTCTGAAGAAGACATCATCCCAGAAGAAAATGCTCCAGACGATTCAACGGCTGTGGATTCCACTGGCATCGATTCACTTAACATTGATTCACTTGGCATCGATTCTCTTGACACCGATTCTGTGTTGACGGAGAAGGAATACGAAGGCTTTATTTATATTCGCTCAAAAGGAAAGACGACTGTTCTCGGAACGGCATCGAAAACGGCGAAAATCGATGAACAACCGGCCATGAAGGTTGTTTTCGACTATAATTTCTACGTCGGGGTCCACGAGGTGACGCAAGGCGAATTTGGAAAATTGATGAATCGTTCCTTCAAGAAGGATTCTTCTGATTATCCGCAAGCAAATATAACGTTTTATGATGCGGTCCTATATGCGAATGCTTTGAGCAAAAAACATAAAATGGATACGGTCTATACTTATAGCAGAGCACAATTTGCCGAAGACAAGTCGTGCGAAAATCTTGTCGGATTTAAGACAAATTATGATGTTTTGGGTTTCCGCTTGCCAACCGAAGCCGAATGGATGTTTGTCGCCAATACCCGTTCTGACGATATCAACAGAAGCATCAAGGAATGGGTGAATGATTGGAAGGGCCTTTTTGCCGATACAACTATTGAAAACTTCGTTGGAGCGGCGGGTGCCAACGGAATGAACGAGAAAATTCTCAAGGGAAGTTCGTTTGTAGAGAAAAATGTCCCGCTTTATGCTCGTGGAGATTTTTATACAGTAACGCCCCTTTCAAAGGCGGAATATGTAGGCTTTCGTCTAGTTTTGGGAAAGATTGAAAATGCAATTTGGTTCAATCCTTCAAGCGGTGCGGTGACTTCGGTCATTACTCCGTTAATCTTGGCGGAAAATGTTCGCAGCTTGTTTGGAACGTATCAGGCTAAGCTCGTTTTCCGAAATGACGAAACAGGCAATCTCGCCTACATCAATTATTCGAATGCGGCTAATACCGTTGTTGAAATACGGGACGATATCGATTCGTACCATCCCGATATTTCTCCTGACGGCAAATATGTTGCATTCTGTACGGGGCTTGAAGGTGTCGCAGGCGAGTCGTCGGTGTATGTTCGAGAATTGAACGAGTCCGGCTCGGGACTTGTCAAGTTGAATGTAGAAGGGGCTGCAATCCCGCGTTGGCGAGTCTTGGATAACGGCGATACTGTGATTGTATTTGTTACAAATCCGGGAATAAACAAGTCCGAATCGAATTGGGAAAAATATAGTACGTGGTATGTTCCATTTAATAATGGAAAATTTGGAACGCCGAAGAAACTGCTCAAGGGGAGCTTTCATGGAGGGATTTCTTTTGGAAGAGGATTTGCGGTGACAGGGTCGTCTTTGCTGCGCGCAACACGGTTCACGAACAAATCACAAAATAATGAGTTATGGTATAATGGAGAACAGGCCTGCAATGTATCGCTTTCAATGGATGGCAGTAATAGAACACTGTTCCTTGACTTTGCAGGAAATACTGGTGCAACATTTGTGGGTAAGAAATATTCCGTACATGAAATGTTGCTTATTGCAGACAGTACCGGAGAATTGGTACAATCTATAAAATCGCCGAAAGGCTATTCGTTTGATCACACGGAATGGGTCTCCGATAAAAATTTGGTGGTTGCAACGCTTTCCAATGTCAACGGCGCTCACCAGAAAATAGCCCTAGTGAATGTTGAATCTGATAAAATTATGGAACTTGTAGAAGGTTCAGAACTTTGGCACCCTTGCATATGGGTGAAGTCGAAGAAAAAGGTGACGCAAGAAAGTTCTTCTTCTAAATCTGTTGAATCGTCTTCATCTAGTGCAATTGCCGAAAAGTTTTCTTCTAGCGAAGAAAGTTCTTCAAGTAAATTGACCGGAAATTCGTCAGAAACTTCGTCATCTAGTGAAGAAAGTTCTTCGAGTGGACCGGCTAGTATTTCGTCGGAAGCGTCATCGTCAAGTGAAAACAGCTCTTCGAGCGAAACACCAAAGAGTTCTTCTTCGAGTATAAGCATTACGACTTCATCGTCGGTTGCCGTTCCGTTAATTCTTGATCCAGATAGCGCAGGAATGTACCTGAACTCCAGTTATTGGACTGCAGGAAACGGCCTGATGCGAAACAATATGGAACTTCTGTGGAATTACCATGACCAGGCGAATGTCGTTGTGCTTGGGTCTTCTCGGCCTCTAGATGGCATAGTTCCTAAGCAGTTTAGTGAAAAGTTCTTTGTCCTGAATTTGGCGCGGACGCCAAGCGGTATTTATGAGTCCAAATTCTACCTCGACCATTATGTTTATCCGCATGTCAAGAATTTGCGCTATATTATTTTGTCGCTAGATTACGATTTGTGGCGCTGGGAGCCGCAATCGGACCATAATTTCTTTTATTCGGACTACAAGAAGTTTCTGGGTTATGTCTATGACAAAAATCATGAATATTGGGCGGCAGGAATGCCAGAAGAACTCGCTGAACTGACCGAAGATGGGTATAGCGACCAAAATGGGGAGGCCTTGAGGGAAAACATGGGTTATTGGTCGGTAGGAGCTTGCAAAGGATGGGGAACCAATATCTGTAACTATGATTCGACTTTGCTTACTTCGGAAAGTATTGAAATGGCGATGGATACTCTTGTCGACCTCGTTGAAACGGCGGGTAAACGGAATATATATGTCATCGGAATTATTTTCCCCATGAGTCCGAATTATAAGAAAACAGGTCTCTTTGCCTGTTATGGGGCCCGCCGGAGTGTGGGCGATTCTTTGACGAAGGTCTTGTCCGGAATGCATGAAAAGTATCCACATTTTATTGTGATGGACGAAAACAAGATGGGCAATCATGATTATTCGAATAGTATGGCCGAAGATCAACAACACCTTTGCCCAGTTGGAGCACAGCAGATGACGCACCGCGTCGATTCGCTCCTAATGACGCTCGAAAGCAATTTCCCTTGA